The following coding sequences are from one Saprospiraceae bacterium window:
- the icd gene encoding NADP-dependent isocitrate dehydrogenase, whose protein sequence is MSNQKITCTNGKLAVPDNPVIPFIEGDGTGRDIWNASVRVFDAAVQKAYGGSRKIEWLEVLAGEKAFNQTQNWLPQATLDSINEHLVAIKGPLTTPVGGGIRSLNVALRQQLDLYACVRPVRWFEGVPSPVADPSKVDMTIFRENTEDIYAGIEFQQGTPDAIKFKELMKENFPDRYNKIRFPETSGFGIKPVSRDGTERLVRAAIEHAINQNQKSVTLVHKGNIMKFTEGGFMDWGYALAKNEFGAELLDGGPWMKLPNGIIIKDAIADAFLQQILLRPAEYDVIATLNLNGDYISDALAAQVGGIGIAPGANINYVTGHAIFEATHGTAPKYADQDKVNPSSVILSGVMMFDYMGWNEAAKMIINALESAIGAKRVTYDFHRLMVGATLLKCSEFGDEIIRRM, encoded by the coding sequence ATGAGTAATCAAAAAATAACTTGCACAAACGGCAAACTTGCCGTGCCGGACAATCCGGTGATTCCTTTTATTGAAGGAGATGGTACGGGTAGAGATATCTGGAATGCATCTGTCCGTGTATTTGATGCAGCTGTGCAAAAAGCTTATGGTGGCAGCCGCAAAATCGAATGGTTGGAAGTTCTCGCGGGAGAGAAAGCTTTCAATCAAACCCAAAACTGGCTACCACAAGCGACATTGGATAGTATAAATGAGCATTTGGTAGCGATCAAAGGTCCATTGACTACACCAGTGGGAGGGGGCATAAGATCCCTCAATGTTGCTTTGCGGCAACAATTGGATTTATATGCTTGTGTGAGGCCTGTCAGATGGTTTGAAGGAGTGCCTTCACCTGTGGCAGATCCAAGCAAAGTGGACATGACCATTTTCAGGGAAAATACCGAAGATATCTATGCAGGAATCGAATTTCAACAGGGTACTCCGGATGCGATCAAGTTTAAAGAACTCATGAAGGAGAATTTTCCGGATCGATACAATAAGATAAGATTTCCCGAAACTTCTGGATTTGGTATTAAACCTGTGTCTCGTGATGGGACAGAAAGACTTGTAAGAGCAGCAATAGAGCATGCAATCAATCAAAATCAGAAATCCGTCACCTTGGTTCATAAAGGAAATATTATGAAGTTTACGGAAGGTGGATTCATGGATTGGGGTTATGCTCTGGCGAAAAACGAATTTGGTGCAGAGCTTCTTGACGGAGGTCCTTGGATGAAATTACCCAATGGGATCATTATAAAAGATGCAATAGCAGACGCATTCCTGCAACAAATTCTGCTTAGACCCGCAGAATATGATGTCATAGCAACGCTCAATCTGAATGGAGACTACATTTCTGATGCTTTGGCTGCACAGGTAGGAGGAATTGGGATTGCGCCTGGTGCCAACATCAATTACGTTACTGGACATGCTATCTTCGAAGCAACACATGGTACAGCTCCAAAGTATGCAGATCAGGACAAAGTTAATCCTAGCTCAGTAATCCTTTCAGGCGTCATGATGTTCGATTATATGGGTTGGAATGAAGCGGCAAAAATGATAATCAATGCTTTGGAAAGCGCAATTGGTGCTAAACGCGTGACCTACGACTTTCACAGATTGATGGTAGGTGCCACCTTGCTCAAATGCTCTGAGTTTGGTGATGAAATCATCCGCAGGATGTAA